The DNA sequence GCGCGGTAATGACAGCCCTTACGGACTGGCTGCCTCGGTCTGGACCCGTGACATCAGCACCGCACACCGCCTGGCTCGCAAGCTGAAGGCCGGAGCGATTAAGGTCAACACCCCGTTTGGCATGGACTTCGCCTTACCCTTCGGCGGCTTCAAGGAATCGGGTGTCGGACGAGAAAATGGGCAGGAAGGGGTTCTTGCCTACACCGAAACCAAGTCTGTAATCGTCGGGCTGTGAACCCGGGCCATGATGGGGGTGTGGCTAGTGGTGAACGCTAGCCCAACCCACCACGGCGTGTGTGCTTGATCGTCGTACACAAAGGGGGGCGTGACACCGCTCTCCTTCCCTCCCTGCGAGCCAATAGGGCTTCGCTTGAATCACTTGCATCCACTGCACTGGGGCGCCAGTGCGATTAGGGAAATCTGCTACTAGGAGGGGATTAAGCCGCCATCCTCCGGCACGCCAGTGCAAGTGCGTTTCGCTAGACATATCGAGACTATCATGTTGAATCTGACGATTAGAGCCCGCCTGGCGGGCGTGGCTCTGCTTTCCCTTGGCGCTTTGATTGCGGTGGGGCTCTCCGGGGTTCTTGCTGCCGGACGTCTTGGCACAGTGCTGGATGCAATCAGCGAACGAAGTGTGCCAGCCCTTACCAGTCTGATGACCGTGCGCATTGCTCAACTAGATGGGCAAATCATTTTGGCTAATAGCCTTGGTTCCTACATTGATGAACTAGACGCCTATGCGGCGACTAAGCCCGATGCCTCGCTTGAACAAGCGCATACCTATTTTCAGGAGGTCCTCGACTCCAAGCGAGAAGCTGATCGCCAAGCAGCCGAGGGTATGGCGCGCTACCTCAAGGCAATGTCGCAGTCGACGAAACCCCCTGGCTGGGAGGCGTTCGAGGACCACTGGCAGGAGTGGCGCGAGGAGGGGAAGCAGGCCGAGGATTCGCTACAGCAGATCGTTTCTGCGCAGCACTGGGCCCAGGTGCTGCAGCATGTCCAGATGTTGCGCAGCTACGGATTGGCCGTTACCTCAGCCAGCTTGGCGGTTGCTGAAGGGCTTGAGGGACTTATCGCCTCGACCACCGCCCAGGTTCAGGCTGACCGGATGGTAGCGCAGCAGGTACGCAGCGGTTCTCAATGGGGGATCGGTGGCTTTTTCGTTGTCGCGGCGCTGACGTTGCTCATTGGTTCGGCCCTGGTGGGGCGCAGCATTGTCGGGACGCTGGAGCGATTGCGAGCCGCCATCGTTAAGGCTGCGTCAAGCAAGGATTTCACCGGGCATGTGGACACAAATGGCGCAGCAGAAGTAGGCCAGGCGGCACAGGCTTTCAATGAGTTGCAGGAACGTCTTCGACTCTCGCTTCGAGAGGTTTCCACCTACGCCGAGTCTGTATCGACTGCATCGGGAAGCTTATCGGCCATGTCGCAGCAGGTCTCGCAGTCTTCTAGTGGACAGAGCGAGGCGGCGCAGGAGATGGCGATGGCCATTCGCGAAATGACCAGCAGTATCCAAAGCATTTCCGAAGGTACCCAGCGTGCTCTGGAACTCGCCCGTGAAGCGGCTTGTGAGGCAGAGCGTGGCGGCAAGATCACCTTGCGCAACAGCGTTGAGATGGAGCGAATCTTAGGATGCGTTTCGGTTGCGGGTGACCAGGTCCAAGCGCTCGGCGTTCAGACTATTCAAGTCTCGGGCGTCATGAAGGTGATTCGCGACGTTGCCGACCAGACAAACCTGCTCGCATTAAACGCTGCTATTGAAGCTGCTAGGGCAGGCGATCTTGGCCGTGGTTTCGCCGTCGTGGCGGATGAGGTTCGGCAGTTGGCTGAGCGCACGGCTGGCTCGACTGAGGAGATCAGCCAGGTGGTTCAGGAAATGCAACGCTCGGCGCAGAGTGCTGTGGGGGATATGACAGAGGTCGTCAGCGGTGTCGAAGGCGGCCGGCGACTGTCCGACGAGGCTTCTGATTGCATGCAGGCCATCCACTCCAGCGCAGGGCGCGTTAGCCAGACCGTTGATGAGATTGCCGCATTGTTGGCCGAACAGAGCGAGGCCGCTCAGAATCTGGCTTTGCGGGTCCAGCAGGTGACTGACATGGTTGCCGAGAATAATCGATCAGCACGTGAAGCAGCTGCGGTGGCAGCAGACCTGGATGGACTATCGGCTTCGCTGCGCGAGGTAGCGGGGGCATTCCGGGTCTGATATGAGTCTCGTGTATGCGCGGTTGGGTACACCCCTCGCACTGCATGGGGTAACCTCCTGAACGTAGCGATGGTGGGCTGACAATCCACCGGCCATAGAGCCCCGCCAGGCGTCGAGCCCAGACCTGCGCAAGCGCGGCTACATTCCCCCGTCCCACCACCCAAGGTTTCATCTGCGGTACTATTAATCAGGTATCCTTACTTAGCAGGTTCCT is a window from the Pseudomonas sp. LS1212 genome containing:
- a CDS encoding methyl-accepting chemotaxis protein, which translates into the protein MVAQQVRSGSQWGIGGFFVVAALTLLIGSALVGRSIVGTLERLRAAIVKAASSKDFTGHVDTNGAAEVGQAAQAFNELQERLRLSLREVSTYAESVSTASGSLSAMSQQVSQSSSGQSEAAQEMAMAIREMTSSIQSISEGTQRALELAREAACEAERGGKITLRNSVEMERILGCVSVAGDQVQALGVQTIQVSGVMKVIRDVADQTNLLALNAAIEAARAGDLGRGFAVVADEVRQLAERTAGSTEEISQVVQEMQRSAQSAVGDMTEVVSGVEGGRRLSDEASDCMQAIHSSAGRVSQTVDEIAALLAEQSEAAQNLALRVQQVTDMVAENNRSAREAAAVAADLDGLSASLREVAGAFRV